The genomic region CCCAGCGATGCCACGCCCCGGATCTCCACTCCGCTTGCGACCGCAGACGTGCCTGCCAGCCAGACCTTGGCCGCCCACGCCCAGCAGCGCACCGTCGGCGCGGACGGCTATCTGACCGACCCGAACATCACCCGCACGCCGATCCCGGCGCTGGAACGCAATCCGCTGCCGGACGTGAACGGCATCGTGATGCATCGCACGATGGGCAGCACGGCAGCCGGCACGCTCGATCACTGGCGCGGCGAAGCCAGCCCGTTCGGCACCCATTTCCTGATCGATCGCGACGGCACCATCCACCAGACCGCCAGCCTGAACAACAACACCAACCACGTCGGCCGGATCCGGTCGCGCGGCGAGGTGGAAGGCACGCTCACGCCGGAGGGTGAGCGCGAGCTGGCGGCCACCCGGCGCCTGCCGACCAACGACTATGCCGACGTCAACAGGCTGGAGAGCGCACGGCCCTATCCGGAGCGCTATCCGACCAACCGGGACAGCATCGGCATCGAGGTCGTCGCCACCTACAACGAGCGCACCGCGACATGGCAGGAGCCGACCGAGGCGCAGCGCGCTTCGATCCAGCGCCTGGTGGGCACCCTGCAGCAGAACTACGGGCTGAACGACCGTGATGTCTATGAACACGACCGGATTTCCTACAAGACCCAGGGCGAAGGTGCGGGCCTGTACCAGCCTGCCGCTCCTGTGCGCGATGGCAAT from Lysobacter sp. harbors:
- a CDS encoding N-acetylmuramoyl-L-alanine amidase codes for the protein MSEPAANPPAVLPNDPHHRHNALYRHMLEGVNAAEPGRNAEQRSNLAAGLVDAYLQSRPERERDQRLDETVIRDLRVVPGARDAPTPSLFVVSGTQTPSDATPRISTPLATADVPASQTLAAHAQQRTVGADGYLTDPNITRTPIPALERNPLPDVNGIVMHRTMGSTAAGTLDHWRGEASPFGTHFLIDRDGTIHQTASLNNNTNHVGRIRSRGEVEGTLTPEGERELAATRRLPTNDYADVNRLESARPYPERYPTNRDSIGIEVVATYNERTATWQEPTEAQRASIQRLVGTLQQNYGLNDRDVYEHDRISYKTQGEGAGLYQPAAPVRDGNDPGVQQQPAGPPR